The following coding sequences are from one Planctomycetia bacterium window:
- a CDS encoding PVC-type heme-binding CxxCH protein, protein MPYLSPIASLLCAASCLVQSPLCAQEPASGPRSPAAEAATFQLADPALVIELVASEPDVTSPVALAWDADGRLYVAEMNDYPVGPEAGRIRRLEDRDGDGRYETAVVFADKLRFPNSVLPLRDGVLVTAAPELLWLRDRDGDGRAETREVIYTGFGEGNQQLRANGLTWGLDNWIYGANGRNDGDVRRVGKESDEAVSLRASDFRFRPDFSEFQALPGQSQFGLAKDDWGGRFLSWTTIPIRHALLDEAAVRKSLRLSAHAIRDIADPADTGEVFPIAPRPQTFNAERTDYYNALCGLTILRGGALGEEYRGNAFVGESLTSLVHRRILVPEGPTFVSKRSEERKEFLAAADPWFHPVFCTTGPDGALYVADFYRRWVEHPQFVANETQREQVDWREGAEHGRIWRIRQRDSAARAGVGPRLSSAATEELIRTLEHENGWFRDTAQRLLVERQDRTSIPLLRAMCAHGRVPLARLHAMYTLEGMTALTNADVAARVVDRHPSVRRHAWRLLSRLENADAFWKRLSTAIPLEHDPIVQFEQALLLRMTKGADRAPLLAAMSRKSGTSRWVCLAISAGIVDCAPEFLSEFARATDDQQTALKDEQLELFEQAAMIATEREKVLERNVPMELLTAPATSLAPDAERAIFVGLARGLSSRQESLRRYIQLPLAGQEAQATRLASLVKAALKKALAGDTSANDRILAMQAVTLGGAPAEVRALLPLLSPAQPQSIQSASAVALSEAADPALAAELFASWSEYSTSTRQTLAVAALRSPVAATGLLAAMTEGTISAVEIDPTTREALLHHPQVAIRAAAEQALTSAWPEPRQQVLADYQVAVTLTGVARHGEQLFREHCASCHVLRGVGRRVGPDLSGVNSRSKENLLKDILDPSQQATPNYLSYSAIGTDGRVFTGLVSAETPESVTLRQAEGIEVTLKREQLESLNAFGASLMPTGFEQRLSVQDVADLLTFLDTP, encoded by the coding sequence ATGCCTTATCTCTCCCCGATTGCGAGCTTGCTTTGCGCGGCCAGTTGTCTCGTTCAATCGCCATTGTGTGCGCAAGAACCGGCATCTGGCCCGCGATCGCCAGCCGCTGAAGCGGCGACGTTTCAGTTGGCGGATCCAGCCCTGGTGATTGAGTTGGTCGCGAGCGAGCCGGATGTGACGAGTCCGGTGGCCTTGGCGTGGGACGCCGATGGACGCCTGTATGTCGCGGAGATGAACGATTATCCCGTCGGGCCCGAAGCGGGGCGCATCCGAAGGCTGGAAGATCGCGATGGCGACGGACGTTATGAAACGGCAGTGGTGTTCGCCGACAAGCTGCGGTTTCCCAATAGCGTGTTGCCATTGCGCGACGGGGTATTGGTCACCGCGGCGCCCGAGTTGTTGTGGTTGCGCGATCGCGACGGAGACGGACGTGCCGAGACGCGGGAAGTGATCTACACGGGATTCGGCGAGGGCAACCAGCAGTTGCGAGCGAATGGATTGACGTGGGGGCTCGACAATTGGATTTACGGCGCGAACGGACGCAATGACGGCGACGTGCGGCGCGTCGGCAAGGAAAGCGATGAGGCCGTCTCCCTCCGAGCCAGCGATTTCCGTTTCCGACCAGATTTCAGCGAGTTTCAGGCCTTGCCAGGACAGAGCCAGTTTGGCCTGGCCAAGGATGACTGGGGCGGGCGATTTTTGTCCTGGACCACGATTCCGATTCGCCACGCGCTGTTGGATGAGGCCGCGGTGAGGAAAAGCTTGCGACTGAGCGCTCACGCGATTCGCGACATTGCCGATCCCGCTGACACCGGCGAGGTGTTTCCCATTGCGCCGCGTCCACAGACGTTCAATGCCGAACGCACCGATTACTACAACGCGCTCTGCGGACTAACGATTCTGCGCGGCGGCGCATTGGGCGAGGAATATCGCGGCAACGCGTTTGTCGGCGAATCACTGACGAGCCTGGTACATCGCCGGATACTTGTGCCGGAGGGCCCAACCTTTGTATCCAAGCGCAGTGAGGAACGAAAAGAGTTCCTCGCAGCGGCAGATCCCTGGTTTCATCCGGTGTTTTGCACGACTGGCCCAGACGGCGCGCTCTATGTTGCCGACTTCTATCGCCGCTGGGTCGAACATCCTCAGTTTGTGGCGAACGAAACGCAGCGAGAGCAAGTTGATTGGCGCGAGGGGGCGGAACATGGTCGGATTTGGCGCATTCGACAGCGCGACAGTGCAGCGCGAGCCGGCGTCGGCCCGCGACTAAGCAGCGCCGCAACGGAGGAGTTGATCCGCACGCTGGAACACGAAAACGGCTGGTTTCGCGACACCGCACAGCGTCTACTGGTCGAACGGCAAGACCGCACTTCGATCCCTCTATTGCGCGCCATGTGTGCACATGGGCGAGTGCCGCTAGCGCGATTGCACGCCATGTACACGTTGGAAGGCATGACTGCCTTGACGAACGCCGATGTGGCGGCCAGAGTTGTCGATCGCCATCCCAGTGTGCGCCGCCATGCCTGGCGTTTACTATCTCGATTGGAAAACGCCGATGCATTCTGGAAGCGATTGAGCACCGCGATACCGCTGGAACACGATCCAATCGTGCAGTTCGAGCAGGCGCTGTTGCTGAGAATGACGAAAGGCGCGGATAGGGCGCCGCTACTCGCCGCGATGAGTAGGAAATCCGGGACTAGTCGTTGGGTGTGTCTCGCGATCTCCGCTGGCATCGTGGACTGTGCGCCTGAGTTCCTTAGTGAGTTTGCCAGGGCAACGGACGATCAACAGACCGCGCTAAAAGACGAACAACTGGAGTTATTTGAACAGGCGGCCATGATCGCGACGGAGCGCGAGAAAGTGTTGGAGCGAAACGTCCCCATGGAGCTACTGACAGCACCAGCGACGTCACTCGCGCCGGATGCTGAACGAGCTATCTTCGTTGGGCTGGCGCGCGGTCTGAGCAGTCGCCAAGAATCGCTGCGGCGGTACATCCAGTTGCCGTTGGCGGGGCAAGAAGCTCAAGCCACGCGACTGGCGTCGTTGGTGAAGGCAGCACTTAAGAAAGCGCTAGCTGGCGATACGTCGGCCAATGACCGAATCCTGGCAATGCAGGCTGTCACACTGGGCGGTGCGCCCGCCGAGGTTCGCGCGTTATTGCCGTTGCTGAGTCCGGCCCAGCCGCAATCCATCCAGTCCGCGTCGGCGGTAGCACTCAGCGAAGCGGCTGACCCGGCGCTGGCAGCGGAGCTATTTGCTTCCTGGAGTGAGTACTCCACGTCGACGCGTCAAACACTCGCGGTCGCGGCGCTCCGATCTCCCGTCGCCGCGACCGGACTTCTCGCCGCCATGACGGAAGGGACGATTTCCGCCGTCGAGATCGATCCGACCACCCGCGAAGCGCTGCTCCACCATCCACAGGTAGCGATCCGCGCCGCCGCGGAGCAAGCGTTGACCTCGGCCTGGCCAGAGCCGCGCCAGCAGGTGCTTGCGGACTATCAAGTAGCGGTCACGCTCACAGGCGTCGCGCGTCACGGCGAACAACTTTTTCGAGAACATTGCGCCAGTTGTCACGTCCTGCGCGGCGTCGGACGGCGCGTCGGCCCCGACCTGTCTGGCGTCAATTCGCGGTCGAAGGAGAACTTGCTGAAAGACATCCTCGACCCAAGCCAGCAAGCCACGCCAAACTACTTGAGCTACTCCGCCATCGGCACGGATGGTCGCGTGTTTACAGGTCTTGTGTCCGCCGAGACGCCGGAATCGGTCACGCTGCGCCAGGCAGAGGGAATTGAAGTCACGCTGAAACGCGAGCAGCTTGAATCGCTCAACGCCTTTGGAGCATCGCTGATGCCAACAGGATTTGAGCAACGGCTTTCAGTACAGGATGTCGCCGATCTCCTGACATTTCTGGACACGCCTTAA